In Pleuronectes platessa chromosome 8, fPlePla1.1, whole genome shotgun sequence, the genomic stretch ggagagagagaaactagacTTTATCCTCCGATGACCCTCCTTTAGATTTGTGCCTTTACACGGTTTGTGTCTCACGGTCATGGAGCACGTTTGTGTTAATGTCTGCCTCTGGAAACCTGCAGTTCAATTCCCCCTCTGGGTTTGTGAGTCCGAAACACAAATCTGCTTTGCGCTCGCTGTTCTGTGACGTGACTGAACTTTGACAACATGAAACAAACGGTGCCTCCTTCTCCCTGTTCTCTGTTATGATCAAGCATGTGGGAGCAACACACACGTCACCGTCACTATCCACTAACACATCAAGGGGTAAGTTTAAACACACAACGATGAAGATTGTCTGTTATTGCTGATTCGGGACTTCGCTCCCATCAGTTAAACCAACGGACACAGGACAACCTCATTTACTGAACAATATATTGCACTATTGTCACTGTCTGTTCACATAGTGTGTTCACAAcgtagttgtgtttgtgaagtttcttttttcttttacaaaagaatCATGAGAAGGTCAACACAAACGTCCTGCTGCAGAAGCAGAGTGAGCGACAGCTGCCTCAGGACAAAACTGAACTTTTAAACATTTAGAGCAAGTGAATTTGTAGAAAGATTTTCATCTGACGGGTTTGAGACGAACTCTGGAGAACGATGGAGAACATGTATTTATAGTTTTCCCCATGGAAGAACATTTCAGACACAGAGTCAGTTTCACCAACTGGACGTGCTGGACAAGAAGTCGTTCAATTACAAATGGAAAACCAGTTATTGCCTCAAATATCAATGTGTTTAGCTTCTTCATAATAAATCAAATGGTTTCCACGTGTGTACTTCACTTCACCAGTTTACTGCATGCTCCAAAATAAGtgtaaatcaataaattaataGGAATTCCTTCACTTTCTGGTTTTCCAGATGTTTCCAGATGTTTGTTCACCAGCGCTCATCGCACACGTTCACAGTAAACCAATGGgaacatgactgacagcttaTGGGGTGAATCCTCACAATGGAGAACCAatagaaatgtatttatatacatcGTATGTATCAAAtattagcaaacacaaaacaggaaACTTCAATCAAATTTTGATATGATTTGGATAATTtcttaaaagttaaaaatatgGCTTATACTCTTAGTCATCTTGTTATACGTCATATTTCACTCATATATAGTTCTCTTTTTTTCATAACCCGAGTCTATTTACAAACTAAACTGATGGAGGGTGTCGGATGATATCTGGTTTTCTTCTAAGTGCTGGACCTTTAGAGAACACTGAGTTTGCCTCGAGGTGAAGACGCTGGATCTGCTCGGCTGTTACGTACTTTTTAAAATCTGCAATTAtcaataaaagattaaaaagtagGTTCCACCCTCCGAGATCAGATACTTAAACTCAAAGGCAAAGTCACGATGTGTTATAATATTCCAGAACACTTAGAAGTCGGGCTGAATGGGGAGGGaggtgtgtggtgggggggggggttgaagaaAAGTGTGACTGCAGGTTTGGGCATggggcgtggggggggggggggggggggggggggggggggtggtggtacAGCGTTGGTTAGATGAGTTGTCGTAAGAAGTTATTCATATTTCACGCACAACACTGTTACTTTTTATTGAACATATCCATGAGCGGGGCCGGGATGAACTTCATGACCGTGTCCAcgatgctctcctcctcctcctcgtcaccaCAGCCGGTGGGCACCGCCTTCTTGGGGCGGGTGAGGCTGCCCTCGGAGGCCTGCTCCATCGCAGCCGCCGCCTcggcctccttctcctccttcttcttgaTGCCATACTGCACACGGGACACACAACAGGGAAGCCACGTTATTATAGAGATATTACAGCTCAATATCTAATTTAATACCTTGAATCTACATATGTGGGTTGAACATGATTCATAGCTCCACCCACAACCGTGATAACTTCAACATCACTGCGTTCGAAAGGCACAACTTAGGGATGGAGTTACACTCTGTgggatttattgtttaaaacccctgttttattaaaaccatCTTTTATCTCAGTTATGTTGACTGGTGCATTTCAGGAGTCAGGTTTGCTGGCAgcaacattttacatttgaggAAAATACACTCATTAAATTTCTTGCTGAGATTTAGATGAAACGATTAGAACCACTTGTTTATGCCCACGACCTGAAGAGCCAGGAGGATATGAGCCGGAGATAGAACCACCCGGGCTGTTTCTCCCACTTATACACTTAATCACCTCCTGATGCACAATCAGTGCATTTACATGTGAGTGGAATTTAATCATCCATCTCTCTGCAATTAGGTAAATAAGCATAAAATCACCTCAGCTCTTTCttttaatgtggaaataagagttttatctttattacaTATATTTAATTCATGTCTGTGCTGAAGCTCGTTGCTTTTATGCTTTGTTATTGCTTTAAAGCCACAGTTACATGTCTGTGGTGAACGAACCCTGAAACTGACTCTAGCCTTTCAAAGCTCTGCCCTTTTTCAACCACTTCCAATTTCCCAATTTGACAAGAAGCTTAGAAAACAGCAGCTCTCACTTCACAAGCAAACAGGAAGCTGAGCGCTCCCCTGAAGAAACTTCCTGTGAAAGCAGGGACTTGAGTGACAGCTTCAAGTCGTGACACGATCGTTTCATGCAAATCAGGTGGAAATGATtatcaaagttaatcagatctcTTCCTTTCACACAGATTATCCTCGGGTTGGAAGACGCTGCAAAACTTTGGGTCCTGCATGAACAGCAATTACAAGTTTCTCTTTGCAATTAGGTGTCGAGGTGGAAACCGCACAGAAGGagtttgtttgtgagtgtgaacacCGGGGCTCTAACTGCTGCTGCCTCCCTAATTTCACCTCGCTGGATAGTTTATGTACCAATTACCGGCAGAGGCACTCGGCAGGCGCGCTGGACAATGCTGAAGATTACTTTACAAATCCCTGGGCCCCAGCagacttttattaaatcaagAGCGTGTTTAGAGGAGAAAGAGCATGAAATTGCAATTTAAAACATTAAAGGGaactgctgggggggggggggggaatctgttTCTCCGGCACCTTGATGGTGATTCTCCCTTATTTTCTCCTCACTCGTTCAGTAAATGAGAGCGAAAggagattaaataaataaatgtagaacTGCAGGATCGGCTAAAAAAGCCAATACTTCATTTGTTGATGATTTCACTCTGCTGGTGTCAAATGGAACCTgtataaaacatctggatttgttttcttgttaACTCAACCAGCGGATGATGACTGTGAGAGGTAGTTCAGAGTCTGATTCTCTTCCTGATGCTTCTGCCAAGCTGTGTTTCCATCTACATCTTCTTTAAAAGGTTTCCACGACCTTTGACCACTAAATTCTGATAAATTCATCTTTGATTCCCAGTGACAATGGATTAGAATTTGAAGAAATATCATCTTCAAGAGGccaaagaaatgttttgtgagGCTGCGTCACCTCCCCCCCCCTTGACCCCCCTGAATCGGTTCAGTTAATCCATGTGAACGTTTCCTGATGCATTAGAAAGGAACAGAGATCTTCAGATAATCCATTTAAGAGGCAACAAAGGGTTTTGTGAGATAACGGAGACAAGCAGATGAGATCACTTTGACCTCTGAGCACCATCatctaatcagtttatctttagGTCTGAGTGAACCTTTGTTCCACGCTTGAAGGAATCCCTTTGAGGACAACAAGAGGCGAATGGACGGAGAACTAAAAGACACACTACAGCCACTGGTTTCATCATTGGGCTCTGGACTCTTGAGACAATTGTCCCAGCTTCACCACTAATGCAGCATGTTACTTTAATCACAGCTGCCGTAATTGAGCCTGAAGCTTTTATGAATTTCAACAAATGAAGAGTGGACAGATATTAACTCCAGGCTCTTGCAGCTTCTGCCCAGTTTGTCCTCAGATTTCCTTAAAGTGTATTTTGTGCATGTGAGGTCCTTGTTCGAGTAAAATCAATAAGTCTGCAGAGCACAGGAAGGTCAACGGGCTGAGTGACGGCTGATCTCGAGGCAGAGATGTGGAAAATGAGCCGGACTCCTCTGTGACCTCTTTGCTTGCTCTCCCAGGCTCAAGCTAATGTGATTCTGGAGCAATAAATATCTTATGTGGGGGGCAGTGGCACCATACATGTGTGTTTTAACCTTTATTTGTCATTCTTTATATTAAtgatatatatacattaatTAAAGTCTGCATATAGCTTTATAATATCATCAGCTACGACAAAACCCTCCTTTTTTTTGTCGAGTTTTGATATTTCTAAAACCCAGAGGAGAGTAACTGGGGCTGTTTGTGGTGCGACTGGTAAAGATTTGCTCCTGGTGGTTTTATTCTAACGTTTTGCTCCTGTTGCGAAGGATCCATTCTGCAGCCAATGAAACAGTCGAGGATCCATCTTCTCTGCTAACTTCCCCCGTTCGGTTTAAAAGAAGCTTTATTCTGATCCTCAGTCGTATAACATGATGTTTTATTCCTCAAACGTTATTGAcaaatccatgtgtgtgtctgcatattTCCTCGAGGAGAACACAAAGATCCGACTCTATCcaaaacacaaaagagaacTCATTTCCAATTCAGGAGTTTTAATCCGTTTCAAAGAACAaagctttgttgtgttttcttctgcaTTTGTTTGGTTGTTACCAGGATTTGGGTGAAACTACAGGTTTTGGATCAGATCCAGTAAATTGTTTTGCGTTGCATCATGATCTTGAGGAAATTATGAGGACATATTTAGAGGTTGGTATCAAACAGTGTAATTTCATTGTGGTTTCCGGACTGAAATTGATATTTGAAACATGTAACTTTACCATTAATGTGAATCTGAGACACGTAATGAGTTTAggcttgttttaatttgactgtTGGGGCCTTGGCTGAGGTTCGTGCTCTGGAGAGCGATTCTAGAAATACTGACGATAATAACCAAGTTATTAATATCTATACTTCAACATCTAGGTTTGAATCTGTCTGGACGTCACGTTTCATTATTCGTTCTGAGCACAGGAGACACGGCTGATGATTGTCCACTAAACGACATCACACCAATCTGCCTGGATTATTAATTGGAAGCTTTTTCTGCACAAGACTCGagaatcagaagtctgagttCACAGCCGGAGAAATGTTCCTCCCTGACCTCAGAGCGCTCGGTCGATGAGTATCTCCTCCTGCTCGCTTGTTTGTTCTGTGCTCTCCTCTCATGCTTCTCCGTCCTGTTCTCTCTGCAATCTGCTTCATTCAGTCTCCCCGTCACTCTCAGACTCGCTCCGCGGGAACAAAAGCTAGCGTCGGTTGAAGCGAAGACAGTCACGCTTAGTCAGCCTCTCTCCACTCGCTGCAATCAAACACTTTCCAAAGATATGCTGTCATATCGCTCCCGCTCGCTGCCGCTCTCTTCTGTCAGAGCGGCTGCAGAACTAAACTAAAGAATCGAGTGCGGAGCCACAAACTCTGAGGAGAGTTTCACAGGAGCCTCACATGCAGCTCCGCCCGGAGGCCCTTCACAGAGCACAGCCACATATTCAAAGGGATTTTTTAGAAATGTCAAGAGCGACTTTTCCCTGCAGGCTGCGGATACTTTGATCGCTTCACATTTTAGTGCAGATTAATTCATTATCAAGCATGAATCAGAGATGAGACCAAACCGAGTCAGTCAGACCCAAACTCCATTTGAAGTCAACTCTTGTTCACAGATGAGGTCATGAATTCAAGTTTATTCATGTCACgcagaaaacagaaatgaataaTCATTACCCAGAAGTCTGAAcctcaaaatgaaaacagaggTTGACTAAACGATAACAACACCTTTATTAACTCTACCAAGTATTTAACGGAGGTGTTCTCACCTTGTCCCTGATGCCCTGTCggatgttttctctctctgactccatttttgcatatttggccttcctctcctcctcctgttgcctCAGCGCCTCCTGTCTTTCGTCCTCCTTCTTCTGGGCGTCCGGGTCCTCCGCCTTCTCCTCCCCACCGAGCATCTTGCCCATGTCTTTGGTGGCTCCTGTggtgacagagaaacaaaaggGATGATTGAAACAAGGTTGAGGCAGAAATCTTCAAACCAGCAACTCACAGCATTTCACAGTAATATCGCTTGTGACAGATCTGAGCCACTGGGCTGTTTCTAAGCATTGGGTGAGCGCAGTGGATCTAAGATTTAGATAACTCAGCAGACGTTGCTTTGTATTTTAAATCCTCTGTCAGGCCAGAGAAAGAGCAGCTCCATGTGTCCTCGACTGAACCAGAGACAAAAGTGTCCGACAACAGAGGGAACAAGAGCCGGAGATAAAACACACTGCAAAATAAATTATTAGCTTTTCTCTTGATTGCCGTTGTGCTGCTCGCTGTGGCCTCTGCTGTCCCGAGTAGGAAGTTACATCCTCATGCAAAGTGTCCACTTGGACCTCGGGTCAACACCTGAGGACAAACGGTTTGCAGTGCTGTGgaaaggaggaaacagacacTGGGGCTCATTCTCTaggactcagactcagacagaCTCGTGTTCAACATGTAAACAACTTCCACAGACGCAGGTAGAATGAACACGACGCTGCACAGTGAACGTTTTGTTTTGACACCTCCTGCTCCAGGGACATTTGATTGTCTCCTCTCAACACAGTACTTCAAAACACAGTGTCTCTTACTTCTTAGGTGGTTAGTTTGATTGTAAGCGAGACTGAACATAAACAACAGGAGGGATATGTATGAGTCTAGAAACTGGGTGCAGCTGGTTTGAATCAagagggactgttgggccttggtggagatgtgCACTCTGCTCTTCTAGTTGAGGCCTTAATGCTTTACTTTGATTATTAGAAAATGTGAGGCATTTATGAAAAGCCTTCTGCTAATGGGAAATGTCGGCCTGCAGCTGGTGTTCTGCTTTATATGGAGAGTTACGTGACATTACTGTGAATCATCCTCACACGTAACATCTGCCCAGCACCACCAGGAGAATAGAGCTCattccacacacactcccttctctctcccagcACCACCCAGTGTCAGGTGATAGATCAAGAGCCACAGAGCAAAACAGTGTCTACGCTCGTGGACTTTCATCCTTAATTCAGATGCTGTTTTCTAAATGAAATCAAGACGTAAGGATGAAACGTGATTTAGGAACACTTGCTTTAttgttcctccttctccttgatgcatcacgTCCACATTAAACTCTTCTGCGTCAGACATCAGCttctgcctgagttctcctttcaccagcgtCCAGAGAACTTCCATCACAAATATTATCAtcatctcttctctctgcagtaAGATCTTTATGGGTTTTACTCCTGAACCAGTGCTGGTGTAGTTCTTTAGAGCATTAAACCTGGAAGGGCATAGTTCAGATCAGGATGTTGCACAGACTAATATTGAGTGTCAGCCTGCATGATGAGCTGCTCCCTGGTTTGCACTGGGCCTCTGCCTGAGCGTTCTCACTCCACAGGCATTAGCTTTTCTTTCCAGCTCAGTGACTGGAATCAAACCAGTGCTCTAACAGTGGCCCCGATGCTTCCTGAACCAGTGGCTCTCCGCTCACTTCCAACTCGCAGGAAAGAAATTGATTTTAATGAGAATCACGACCTACTGGACCGCACCGGGCGGATTTGAAATACACCCGCCCCGTCTCTCCCTGCCCCCGAGGTCAGAACATGTCCTCTCTCTATCAGCGCCTCTGTCCTGTCCTGATCTGGGCTTCACCTCACAGGCTGCGTGGAGTGAGAACTCAAAGGCACAGCCATCTGCCGCCGCGGTGAAACCGATGAGACAGAGGTGACCTTGGGGTTCTTGGCTGAGGTCCGAACTCGCTGCGCTGATGGACCAGGACAACCCCCCGTCCGTGGTCACATGGAGGGTTAGGGGTGGCTGCTAATTACCAAACAGACATGTTGATGTTTTAACTTGAACCCGTTGACTTGTTGACAGTCTCAGTGTTGTCGTGTCAGTGTGACGTGTGTAGCTTGTTAAGAAACACGATGGGCAGGAAGTAGCCATTGGAGTGGAGGTAGGAGTCAAACATCTGTACAGGAAATGCAGCCAGTCACTATAAACAATCAAAGTAATATTTATATTGAATGATTTGTGTAATTTTCTGTATCTTCACAATAGATTTTTATAAGAAATTAAGTCTGTGCTCATTCTTGACATTCAAAGTAGTCAGTAGTCAGCAAACACTTTCCTTACAAGCGCCGAGAAACATttgcttttattattaataactcGTTTGTAGAGCAGAACTTTGAAAAGTTTATTTCTTGCTGCAACTCTTACAAGAAAATGTCTCAGATATTATTTCTGTTCTTTGCTGCCGGCTTAATTAGAACTGTGGGATTGTAAACTTTCTTTCCAACTTTGCTGCCAGCGGCGAGAGGAGATTTCCAAAGTGTTGCATGAGTAGAAGTCATCACAGAAGCTGAGGAGCACATTCCCCCTGCAGTGCATATCCATCACTGCAGGGGGAaggttctcctcttctcctcttctcctcttcatcggCCCGAGAGAAAGGTTTTGAAGTTAAAACCAGCGGGACAGACTTGATACCTTGTTTGAGCTCAGACTTTAGTAGATGAATCTTTCACACTTTCCGGTTCTATCTTGACCTACTGCCAACTTCTCATTAGCCTGCCACAGATACTGCAATGCTAACTCAAGCCTGTAGATTCTATTAAACTGggttacattatatatattatagttaACTTGTACTCAAAGTTTGTTTCTGGATTTTCCCCTGACACTCGTTGCAGTCCCCTAGTTGTTGTCTAGAAACCACAATGTTCAGGTTTATAAACTTCTACGTCTTCACACCGTGTCCAACTTATGAAATGTAGATTTCTACCTCTTTGCAGCTTGAgtccctccgtctcctccacatgctgcctctcctctcctcggcTTCCACATGACTAATCTCGATGCTTACGGCTAATTAGCTTGTTTGATTGTGACAAAGTTGCTGCTCAGCGGCGTGAGACCGTCGCCGTTTCCCCAGAACCCTCGGTGTCATCAAACGCCGCCAGCTGTGGCGTCTGGGAGCGGCAAGCAAAACAACAAAGCTCCAGAGGAGGAGTGTAGAGACTCGGCTACGCTTAGagaaacactgaaacacagtCTGACGCATCTAATTAGAAGACACGATGAATAAGTCATTCCTCATCACAATTccagtttttattttgtgcacaGAACAAAGTGTTGTTTGCTTTGATTGGCAGGAAAACGTAAATATGATTTCAACAGGAGCTCTGAAATTCCTCTCATGAAACATTCATAtgatttgtaatgttttttttcatgttttaatattaaggTCTCAAGATTGTTTCGATTAAAAACTGTAATATTATATGAtcaataaatacagtttatttaatTAAGCAATACTTTCATTACACACATTCAGGTTAACAAGTATTTTACACCACTTGCAAATATAGCGAGATGAAGACTTGTGTCAAAAGATGTGACAAGTAATAAGTAAAGAAACATATGATTGGTCCATATTTTTTCACatcatcacaacaaacacactagCACACATATTTGTATCATTACTGATCATGCTTGTATGATAATTCAGATAATGAGTCAATGGTCACGTGACCAGTGGTGATGGTACCGAAAATAAATCAGCAAAGTTCAGTCCACGTCTGCACCACGTCTTAACCACCAAGTTCCAGTCCATCCAGTCCAAACACACTGTCATTGCCATTCCCAGTTCCATGCTGCCATTGAGCCTCAAACCACGTTTCCAGCCACTCGGTCCCACGGTGACATCCGTGCCAGTAGCGTGCGGAGCCGACTGTCCATGCTTCAGAAAGTCATTACAGCTTTATGGAGACTTTTTAGGTCAACTGAGGCCTGAGGGCTAATTTTAAAGTAGAAGGAGGCTTCGTCTGCTTagcgggaggaagaggaggaagaggaggaagaggaggaggagggggaattGAAAAGGGATCAGTGAAAGGCTGGAAGTTGTAGATGGTCGAGCCACACACTGGATTGGACTTTGCAGAGTTATGTAAAGGCTGGTATTAGTTGCGGCTGTTTGAAGACATGAGGAcagagtttttaaaaagtgtccgtcgtactgtgtgtgtgtgtgtgtaagtgtgtgtgtgtgtgtgtgtgtgtgtgtttgtagattgGGAACAAATTGTCCATCCCTTAATTCCAGCACAACATGAATGTGGACAtatcgtttgtgtgtgtgtgtgtgtgtgtgtgtgtgcacttgttaCAGCAGGCTGTTAGTGTAAGATagagtgtgtgtcctccaggCGCATTTTAACGTTAACATTGTGTGAttcttcgtgtgtgtgtctgtgtgcacgatTTACGATTTGCTTGCTAGTTTCGTGCTGTGAAGGTTCACCATGGGGAGCCCGAGGCACAGAAAGaaggatggagagggagagagagaaagagagacggagaaagggaaagaaaacaagatagAAACAGGAGCAAGGTCGGAGGGATAAGGTTCCACTACTACACAGCAAATTAGAGATTTAATAAGAGCGACAGAGTAAATGTGTTGTGGACAGATTAAAGAGCTGAGAGTGAGAATCAAAATGAACAACAAGTACTAGAGGGGAGAAGAGAACACGGCCTGAAAGTAAAGGACACTCAAGGGGACATAAGAAAGAACGATttagaggagaagatggaaTAAAAGAACGAGGGTGTTGGAGACTGGAAAACGAGTGGAAGCGAAACAGCAGGGCCAGCTCAAGGACTGTGTGTTCCTGCTCTTCCATCTGTCAGCAGTCCCCCCGGCTGCAGACCTGACGGGTCTCTGCTTCAATCCCCCCCCGGTCCACACCAGCCGTGCGGACCATCATCATCAGCCTCCTGCCCCCGGGGCTGTGAAGGACGCTGGTCTCAGAAAACCCAGAGGAAAGACCACCGAGGGAAGCTCAGGGTGAGAAGCAGAACAGTGTTCATGAGGAGAGACGGAGAACAGGACGCTGTTTCCTTCTGCTGTCAGTCGATATCCTCCAGGAGGGGGTTTCCCACCTTCTGTAGCTGCTTGAGCTGCTGCCCCTCGGATCATGAGACTCCAATGGATGACAACTGTTTGCTCAGATTTTACCATACAACAACTGAACAATAAGATGATATATAAGGGTTGTCTTTTATTGTCATGcataaattgtttgttttttgttgagaGTTCTTTTCAACAACTAGCACACCATTAAACACCTGCAGGGGACgatgcacacaacacaacgtCATCAACTCTTGCAGATTGTCGctttttgaatttgtgtttctGAGGTCGTAAGGAACCAATCGGGTCTTCAACTCGTTCACATCTTCCTAACTTCCTAAAGGTCACGTAGAAGTCGCGGTTGCATCGTGGAACTTTTAAAGATCTGTGGCTGCTTTTCAACTCCTACACAGAGTCACACCGGTGTCAGACCTCTGGAGGATGAAAAGCCTTTTTGTCAAAGCGCCACTGagtcacttttctctctgagctgcCGGTGACGCTCCTCATCGGCCTCATTCGGAGTCTGGTCGTGTTTTTTTGGAGACAGTTGTCCTTGGAGAGCTCTTACACAGAAAGAGATGGATGAATGTGgctttatattttttgtaaaaagcaTATCTGGGTGGGTTGAATGCATCTTTCATGGCTGGATGGTGAAGTTCAATCTCCTCTAAATGTCCTTCAGCAAGACACAAGAGTGGCTCCATTGAATCACAGCCTCTTTTGTGCTGTTTCAATCACTTTatctaaaaaattaaaaatgtaaaatgaagagaaatactggaaatagaaaataatattgtAAGTGGTGGAAGGTCTTGGGGGAAAAGAAGGAAGGAGACTTGTTGTGTGTCCAGTCCCTGATCCCCACCTCAGTGAATCTGTGGCTACACGGGAACCAGGGGCTTCACTCCTGTGCTTTATCACCCGGTCACTCCCATTATCATCTGAGGACCGCCTCCCGGGGTCCGGCCTTCGTGATGAGCGAACAGGAACCGGCCACATTTATCATCCCTGAGGTTTTCAACGAGGACGAGACACAccatccatccacacacacacacacacactaacacacacacacacacacacacacacacacacacacactaacactcacacacacattcaagcaGAAGGTAGGTCACCCAAACATGCATTAGGCcactggaggattttttttcagtttatctTTGTTAAATGTGCCGACAAAAGCAAATTAAGCGAGATGGATACCACCATGGATCAcggaaatgaaaaacaataaatcaaagaaGAACATCAGAGCACGATCAAAGAACTCCACATCAGACCACCACTGGATATGAGGATTGTATTTGATGTAATTTAAAGATACAAGAAAAATGATCTGGAGCCATGAATCACATCTATCAAagttttaatttagaaaaacaaaagattaaagtaaaagacaaaaaatcaCTTTAGTTTCACTGTGATGATGagcttcctctctgtgttcatGAGGACTTCAGGTCTGACAGCGTCTTGTGATTCTTAAGATGAGAACTTCCTGTGTCAGGTCGAGCTCTGACATCACTCggcagctcgggggggggggggggggggggggggggctggacacACTTTCAGTCGCGTGCCGGAGATCATGGAGAGCAATCGCAGAACTTCA encodes the following:
- the LOC128446212 gene encoding complexin-2, producing the protein MNFVMKQALGGATKDMGKMLGGEEKAEDPDAQKKEDERQEALRQQEEERKAKYAKMESERENIRQGIRDKYGIKKKEEKEAEAAAAMEQASEGSLTRPKKAVPTGCGDEEEEESIVDTVMKFIPAPLMDMFNKK